The following proteins are encoded in a genomic region of Brachypodium distachyon strain Bd21 chromosome 1, Brachypodium_distachyon_v3.0, whole genome shotgun sequence:
- the LOC100840864 gene encoding pentatricopeptide repeat-containing protein At3g13880 produces the protein MLLHRRRRPKPNPLLRKSPPTPARISPPPTDRRSSPAEAPRALNRRRPPLEPAAYAALLRAASRARSLPLGKLTHSHMLRAGYRPGLFLRNNLLAVYCRCGDMRHARLLFDGMPRRDAVTWNTLIAGYSSSSGGGGSTGGGATTRLALAAFRDARRDGVAVDRFTYAAVLAACGGAGDGRHGRAAHGMVVASGLAETAFLTNSVIDMYAKCGMIDEVRLVFDRAEERDEASWNLLLSAYVRMGWPEVAVHVLVWMHRSGVKLDSFALGGILKACSELEGSEDVRRMLHGCVVKVGLDLDMFVGSAMVDMYAKNGGLEEAIKVFDCIPNQNVVVYSAMIAGFARLGNDPCPEIRIEAIRLFSNLLRMRIKPSRFTFKSVLEVCNLTNALHCGRQIHAHVIFNGFQEDEFIANVLINLYSKARSVNDSLRCFHMTPKQDVFTWTSMITAFADNENFEKSLDLFIELLNVGNEPDQFTLSNVMNACAALSIPVTCKQIHCYTVKSGLDQFTVCGNSQIAMYRSMGDLKASKKTFEQITCLDTLSWSTMVLSYAVHGHENEALLLLQKMKDCRVGINDIAFLAVLIACSQLGLADEGFRHYDSMKSEHGCAPNSKHKASVVDLLCRVGKIAEAEDFILRSGSENDPILWHALLRACRIHGDKERGIKTGEKLMELEPFAARSYVVLYNLYMDAGKISLAMRTRGLMRERGMSKETGISWAEFGGSIHCFADGDNSCLQNTAVHTRLEELLIRVKQKTERGGTDIWELGFQSRKVGKNSLGRHGELLGVALGLSTFPSSAPVTVMKNQRISWESHETLKLLSEGENREIIVRDLTHFHHFNQGSCSCRDYW, from the exons ATGCTCCTgcaccggagacggagaccCAAACCCAATCCGCTCCTCCGGAAATCTCCCCCAACTCCGGCCCGAATTTCCCCGCCTCCCACCGATCGTCGCAGCTCGCCGGCGGAGGCTCCACGGGCTCTAAACCGTCGCCGCCCTCCCCTGGAGCCGGCGGCGTACGCGGCCCTCCTCCGGGCGGCGTCAAGGGCCCGGTCCCTGCCGCTGGGCAAGCTGACCCACTCCCACATGCTCCGCGCCGGCTACAGGCCCGGCCTCTTCCTGCGCAACAACCTCCTCGCCGTCTACTGCCGCTGCGGCGACATGCGGCACGCCCGCCTCCTGTTCGACGGAATGCCGCGCCGGGACGCCGTCACCTGGAACACGCTCATCGCGGgctactcctcctcctccggcggcggcggcagcaccgGGGGCGGAGCCACGACGCGCCTGGCGCTCGCTGCATTCCGTGACGCGCGGCGGGATGGTGTAGCCGTGGACAGGTTCACCTACGCGGCGGTCCTGGCCGCGTGCGGCGGGGCGGGGGATGGGaggcacgggcgggcggcgcacgGGATGGTGGTGGCGAGCGGGCTCGCGGAGACCGCGTTCCTGACCAACTCGGTCATCGACATGTACGCCAAGTGCGGGATGATCGACGAGGTCAGGCTGGTGTTTGATCGGGCCGAGGAGCGGGACGAGGCATCGTGGAACCTGCTGTTGTCGGCGTATGTGCGGATGGGGTGGCCGGAGGTGGCGGTGCACGTGCTCGTTTGGATGCACAGGTCCGGGGTGAAGCTGGATAGCTTTGCTTTGGGTGGGATCCTGAAGGCTTGCTCGGAGCTCGAGGGTTCCGAGGATGTTCGAAGGATGCTGCATGGTTGTGTGGTTAAGGTCGGTTTGGATTTGGATATGTTTGTGGGTAGTGCGATGGTGGACATGTATGCCAAGAATGGTGGATTAGAGGAGGCAATCAAGGTATTTGATTGCATCCCGAATCAAAATGTGGTGGTTTACAGCGCCATGATAGCGGGGTTTGCTCGGTTAGGTAATGACCCATGCCCTGAGATTAGAATCGAAGCAATCAGGCTTTTCTCAAACTTGCTTCGGATGAGGATAAAACCTTCTAGGTTTACGTTCAAGAGTGTACTTGAAGTTTGCAATTTGACCAATGCACTGCACTGTGGGAGGCAGATACATGCCCATGTCATATTCAATGGGTTTCAAGAGGATGAGTTCATAGCAAATGTGCTGATCAACTTGTATTCAAAAGCACGGTCAGTAAATGACAGTCTGCGATGCTTCCATATGACGCCCAAACAAGATGTCTTCACATGGACATCCATGATTACAGCATTTGCGGACAATGAGAATTTTGAGAAGTCACTAGACTTGTTTATAGAGCTTCTTAATGTTGGAAACGAGCCAGACCAGTTCACCTTATCGAATGTGATGAATGCATGTGCTGCTCTGAGTATACCAGTGACCTGTAAGCAGATACACTGTTATACGGTCAAATCTGGACTTGATCAGTTCACTGTGTGCGGAAATTCTCAGATTGCTATgtataggagcatgggtgatCTTAAGGCTTCAAAGAAGACATTCGAGCAGATTACATGTCTGGATACTTTGTCATGGTCTACTATGGTTTTGAGCTATGCTGTCCATGGCCATGAAAACGAGGCTCTATTGCTCCTCCAGAAGATGAAGGATTGTCGTGTCGGGATAAATGATATCGCTTTTCTTGCTGTTCTCATTGCTTGCAGCCAGCTGGGGTTGGCAGATGAAGGTTTCAG GCATTATGATAGCATGAAATCAGAACATGGCTGTGCCCCGAATTCAAAACACAAAGCTTCCGTAGTCGACCTCCTTTGTCGTGTTGGGAAGATTGCTGAGGCTGAAGATTTCATACTGAGGTCTGGGTCAGAAAATGACCCTATTCTTTGGCATGCACTATTGCGTGCCTGCAGAATCCATGGGGATAAAGAGAGAGGTATAAAAACTGGAGAGAAATTAATGGAACTCGAGCCCTTCGCTGCGAGGTCATATGTGGTGCTGTACAACCTGTATATGGATGCAGGCAAAATCTCATTGGCTATGAGGACAAGAGGTCTAATGAGAGAGCGAGGCATGAGTAAGGAAACTGGGATTAGTTGGGCCGAGTTTGGTGGATCTATCCATTGTTTTGCTGATGGAGATAACTCCTGCTTGCAGAATACTGCAGTTCACACCAGACTGGAAGAGTTGTTAATCAGGGTGAAACAGAAGACCGAGCGTGGTGGAACGGACATTTGGGAATTAGGATTCCAAAGCAGAAAGGTTGGCAAGAACTCACTCGGCAGACATGGTGAACTATTGGGGGTGGCTCTTGGGCTGTCCACTTTCCCATCTTCTGCTCCTGTAACAGTTATGAAGAACCAGAGGATATCCTGGGAAAGCCATGAAACACTGAAGTTGCTATCGGAAGGGGAGAACAGGGAAATAATTGTCAGAGACCTAACTCACTTCCATCATTTCAATCAAGGTTCATGCTCCTGCAGAGACTACTGGTAG
- the LOC100840704 gene encoding uncharacterized protein LOC100840704: MAESPENAAAAPAPAPVPPPPAPKPSTPPPPPKSGIPPRYDLDAKWDACLDLSIRRVAYASLAGVFGGLILFRSPTTRWASVALGAGVGIGAAYTECSYIFNGSPPKWSPKVPSVPSAHSEGGDK; this comes from the exons ATGGCGGAGTCGCCCgagaacgccgccgccgcgcccgcgcccgcgcccgtcccgcccccgccggcgccgaagccgtccaccccgccgccgcctcccaagTCGGGGATCCCGCCGCGGTACGACCTGGACGCCAAGTGGGACGCCTGCCTCGACCTCTCCATCCGCCGCGTCGCCTacgcctccctcgccggcgTCTTCGGGGGCCTCATCCTCTTCC GTAGCCCAACAACCCGCTGGGCGTCAGTTGCACTTGGAGCTGGTGTGGGAATAGGAGCTGCGTACACTGAATGCTCGTACATATTCAATGGTTCTCCTCCGAAGTGGTCACCCAAAGTTCCATCTGTTCCTTCTGCTCATTCTGAA GGAGGAGACAAGTAA
- the LOC100840261 gene encoding wall-associated receptor kinase-like 6, whose product MGSTDGIVVLSYMKLVVLVWSLASTTAVVSSAAPPSSPSTSTLAHCPKTCGDVSISYPFGVGPGCFRRGGGFELICDTATQPPKLFLGNTTTRVTGLFPSGTVLASIVQIIPMVPGISTYNLSWDSPGKNLNIMTYNYLAFLGCGFGVYLFDPDTGGVIGHCTVKCAPMATMLLATEGGICNGMGCCTVTFPVPFRGFRVTIVKDEETVVPPPFANITTIKAFLTLYSYKFSIADLLSDKINANTVGASSAYLSTVITDKPNCAKALLDDKTSYACSSSNCVDVANGGYSCSCSGTSDDGNPYLLDDCKQEYNPTPKVNCSRSCGSTNIPFPFGLESGCYARRRFQMNCASNRLLIGRPPVKYEVTNISLDDGLLYVNKLSEFNDANTKFLSVYYGASGYFGQQLVYGLDKSDLSEEYGVWRWSATNLTCKNAKNKSSYACRSTNSECLGVTHGKVYIGYRCKCSSGFEGNPYVQNGCTDIDECQIPNKCNGKCYNLKGSYHCCPQAMSFDTIRNQCTINKRQNLLLGVATGIGSGLGVLALALIAVVLVRRWKRSTQKKIRRAFFRKNKGLLLEQLISSTSGGSVTHSTRIFSLDELEKATNNFDSTRILGHGGHGTVYKGILSDQRVVAIKRSKMVEQSEIDQFVNEVSILSQVIHRNVVKLFGCCLESEVPLLVYEFISNGTLHDLLHGGDPCAKCLLTWDDRTRIALEAAGALAYLHSSAAMPIFHRDVKSTNILLDDTFATKVSDFGASRSISIDQTHVVTIVQGTFGYLDPEYYYTGQLTEKSDVYSFGVILVELLTRKKPIFLDSFGDKQNLCHYFLRGLRDDTVMDIIDAQIVEEAVRSEIDEIVSVAEACLRTKGEKRPKMKEVELRLQMLRARRPSRTCKEELGRGSETKPLLPTPAKSKSASLSTAKNVVELGANPASQALSRCYSMEQDMISSAEFPR is encoded by the exons ATGGGTTCTACAGATGGAATTGTAGTATTATCTTACATGAAGCTGGTGGTTCTGGTGTGGAGCTTAGCATCAACCACTGCCGTGGTGTCATCCGCAgcccctccttcctctccctccacctccacccttGCACACTGCCCCAAAACATGTGGGGATGTGAGCATCAGTTACCCTTTCGGCGTCGGGCCAGGCTGCttccggcgaggaggaggcttTGAGCTCATCTGCGACACCGCTACCCAGCCTCCGAAGCTCTTCCTCGGCAACACCACCACCCGGGTAACCGGCCTCTTCCCTTCAGGGACCGTCCTTGCCTCCATCGTGCAAATCATCCCCATGGTTCCGGGTATCAGCACCTACAACCTGTCCTGGGACTCTCCAGGGAAGAACCTCAACATCATGACCTACAACTACCTGGCTTTCCTCGGCTGCGGCTTCGGGGTCTATTTGTTCGATCCAGACACCGGTGGCGTCATCGGCCATTGCACCGTCAAGTGCGCCCCCATGGCCACCATGCTCTTGGCCACAGAAGGTGGGATCTGCAACGGCATGGGCTGCTGCACCGTCACGTTCCCCGTGCCGTTCCGAGGCTTTAGGGTGACCATCGTCAAGGACGAAGAGACGGTAGTACCGCCGCCGTTTGCTAACATCACCACCATCAAGGCCTTCTTGACATTGTACTCATATAAGTTCAGCATTGCCGACCTGTTGTCCGATAAGATAAACGCGAATACTGTCGGTGCTTCCTCGGCATACCTCTCGACCGTGATCACGGATAAGCCCAATTGTGCGAAGGCTTTATTGGATGATAAGACGAGTTATGCCTGCAGCAGTAGCAATTGTGTGGATGTGGCAAATGGAGGATACTCCTGTTCCTGCTCTGGTACATCTGATGATGGCAATCCCTACCTTCTTGATGATTGCAAACAAG AGTATAACCCTACCCCAAAAGTGAACTGTTCTAGATCATGTGGCAGCACAAACATTCCTTTCCCGTTTGGGCTTGAATCAGGTTGTTATGCTAGAAGgagatttcaaatgaattgcgCGTCCAACCGCCTTCTTATCGGAAGGCCACCTGTAAAGTACGAAGTGACAAATATTTCATTAGACGATGGGCTCTTGTATGTCAACAAGCTTTCGGAATTCAACGACGCAAACACGAAGTTCCTATCAGTATACTATGGTGCATCTGGATATTTTGGTCAGCAATTGGTATATGGATTGGATAAGTCTGATTTGTCTGAGGAGTATGGTGTTTGGAGGTGGTCTGCGACCAATCTTACATGCAAAAATGCAAAGAACAAGAGTTCATATGCATGCCGTAGCACAAACAGCGAGTGCCTCGGTGTCACACATGGGAAGGTCTATATTGGTTATCGTTGCAAGTGCTCTTCTGGCTTTGAAGGAAACCCTTATGTCCAAAATGGATGCACAG ATATTGATGAGTGTCAGATACCCAATAAATGCAATGGGAAGTGCTATAATTTGAAAGGAAGCTACCATTGCTGTCCTCAAGCCATGTCTTTTGACACAATAAGAAATCAGTGCACTATAAATAAGCGGCAAAATCTTCTTTTGG GAGTTGCTACTGGGATTGGCAGCGGTTTAGGGGTTCTAGCTCTAGCATTAATTGCGGTTGTACTAGTGAGAAGATGGAAGAGAAGCACCCAAAAGAAAATTCGAAGGGCGTTCttcagaaaaaacaaaggccTACTCTTGGAGCAGCTGATCTCATCCACCAGTGGAGGAAGTGTCACTCATAGCACAAGGATATTCTCCCTGGACGAGCTAGAGAAAGCAACCAACAACTTCGACTCGACGCGAATCCTCGGGCATGGAGGGCACGGCACGGTTTACAAGGGGATCCTATCCGACCAGCGAGTCGTGGCAATCAAGAGGTCCAAGATGGTGGAGCAGAGCGAGATCGACCAGTTTGTCAATGAGGTCTCCATTCTGTCCCAGGTCATCCATCGCAACGTCGTGAAACTCTTCGGCTGTTGCCTCGAGTCCGAGGTGCCCCTTCTCGTGTACGAGTTCATCTCCAATGGCACGCTCCATGACCTTCTCCATGGCGGCGATCCGTGCGCAAAATGCTTGCTAACATGGGACGATCGTACCAGGATTGCCCTAGAGGCTGCAGGGGCACTTGCCTACCTCCACTCCTCTGCTGCAATGCCAATCTTCCATAGAGATGTGAAATCAACCAACatactcttggatgacacATTTGCCACGAAGGTCTCAGATTTTGGCGCTTCCAGGTCCATTTCCATCGACCAGACTCATGTGGTCACGATTGTACAGGGCACGTTCGGGTACTTGGATCCAGAATATTACTATACCGGACAGTTAACCGAGAAGAGCGACGTATACAGCTTCGGCGTGATACTCGTCGAGCTCCTAACACGCAAGAAGCCGATTTTCCTCGACTCATTTGGCGACAAGCAGAACCTGTGCCATTACTTCCTCCGAGGGCTAAGAGATGACACTGTGATGGATATAATTGATGCTCAAATCGTAGAAGAAGCTGTCCGAAGCGAGATCGACGAGATTGTGTCGGTCGCGGAGGCGTGCCTGAGGACTAAAGGGGAGAAGAGACCTAAAATGAAAGAAGTGGAGTTGAGGCTGCAGATGCTCAGAGCTAGGAGACCTAGTAGAACATGCAAAGAGGAGTTGGGAAGGGGCAGCGAGACCAAGCCATTGTTGCCAACTCCGGCAAAGTCCAAGTCTGCTTCTCTGTCCACGGCAAAGAATGTGGTTGAGCTTGGCGCTAATCCGGCTTCTCAGGCTCTCTCCAGGTGCTATTCCATGGAGCAGGATATGATATCTTCAGCAGAATTTCCTCGTTGA